Below is a window of Stigmatopora nigra isolate UIUO_SnigA chromosome 3, RoL_Snig_1.1, whole genome shotgun sequence DNA.
CAGGTATTTTTGAAGCAACAGAATGATGGAATTCAGTTTTCACTATGCTATAACTAGTGTTTCACCGATACCAAGGGGGTTAATACTTAGTATTTTAATACCAAATTGATGTATACTCACTTAACTGCAAAGTTATAGCTATTATGGGCTAATCAGACGTTTCTTAAGTCCGCTATTGacagcgctagacgtccaatccatttgaagtgggataTCGTTTGCTGCCTccttcccatttcaaatggattggtcatctactagtgataaacacattaaaattcACACATTGAGTGAACATCTATCATAGATTTTTGGTAAAACTACACTTATAAATGTTTTGCCACTCTAAACGTACTTTTTAGTTAATAATCCCTCGGAGCAATACattattacatttacatttccttacattttaaaatgttgcatTATTTTGACACTTAGCCTTGGTTTCTTGTCCGTAGTGACACCGTGGGGAGGAGTTACACCAACCTGTACGCGTCAGTGAAGGACGTCTATTTGAAGTTGCTTTCTTTAGGCTTGCGGGCGCTGGTTTACAATGGTGACACGGACATGGCCTGCAACTTCCTGGGGGATCAGTGGTTTGTGGAGGACCTGGGCATAGAGGTTAGGGCACCATAAACTATGTCATCAATACAGTTTTTGAAGAAATCATTTGACTCATTGCTAAAGGGGTTGAGGATATTGGTATGTTTACATTGTTCCCAGGCCACGACTCGGTATCAGCCCTGGCACGTTGATAACCAGGTTGCCGGTTTCTACCAAATGTATGGAAATGTAACATTCCTGACAGTAAAGGTAAGTTAAGGTTGATAGTAGTGGTGTATTTGTGTGGTACTTGAATTGTTGATTTGCTGTATTTTCAGGGTGCAGGTCACATGGTTCCACAGTGGGCTCCCGGTCCAGCTCTTCACATGTTCCAGTCCTTTCTAACAAATAGCTCATATTAAGCCTGATGGAAAATGGATTGGTCAGTTTGCACTTACTCATGagactttttcttttcaggGAATTTGGATTTTAAGGGAAGAGACGGTTGGAAATTATGATCTTTGTACTTCTTCTATAGAGCACACGGTTCACTTTGGTTTGGGCAAGGTCCAAAGAAAAATTGGActcaaacaaatcaaaaacaatgtaattAACAGTTTTCACATTGCTCTGTTGATAATGTGAAGTTGACTGATCAaattttaactgtatttttaaTAAAGACTGTTCAACGATCTCTAATATAATCATGCAAATTCTTCATTCTGGGTTAAAGAACTTTGTTACCAAATCAATAATGCAGCATGTgattattcaacaaaaaaacagcacagaAATTCATGATTACATTTGacgaaaatgttaaataataagTAATAGTCACAATCTTTTCATATGTTTAGTCAGAAGTATAAATGCAAATGTCTCACTTTAGTTTCTGCATTATCATGCAAATCATTAATTAGCCTTCCGATTAGATGACTGCAAATCACAATACGTAAATTACGATGTAAGATGGTCATTTATACAATGCTCACAAGATGTCAAAATAGTTCAACTTACCTGACAACGCCCTGAGAGATGGAATTAGTCGTGGTGAGGCCCGGGATAAACACTCGAATAAAACACAAGACGGTCCCAAAGACTAGAAACTTTGCCTTATCTGCAGGAGAAGAAAATATCATCAGTTAATGTTTTAGGAAACAATTTTTGTGTTGAGTTACATCTTTGTTCAGAGAATAAATCAAACTCGCATTTCAAGTTaccactgtttttttcccttctttcttGCCTGGATgaattttttaaccctttcatttTCGTGGACAGTGGTCATTCATTACATTGGATATTTTTCCAAGTCATCATAGCTtagctcattcactgccagtccAAGTTTTGGAAGTTTCTCAACACCATTTATTCAAATCTTAAGCCTATTCACCATTCTGGAGAAAACAGCATGAGCATTTCTTTTAACACATAACACAAATCATGATATTCATGTCATTCAATGAACAGCAGCGGCAAAAAAGAGACAAGAAATAGACTAAACATTTGACACAAATGTTTGattgaaagaaaaatcaacATTACTACTTTcccttcagattttttttaacgtaataaaaaaatcatacattgtAATCCCTTTAAAAGCCCATAGAAGAAAACCTGAAATATTGCTTTGATATATACAAGTCGACTCTTTTTGGTTGTAGTGTTGAGTTTGCCTCGGGAGCTCAAGAGGACTTTTTCCAAGCTTTGGTTTGAGCTCCAGCACGAGTATTATACACCCGTTTAGGTAAATACCAACAATCAAAAGTTGTGCGCAAAGATGCCCTCTTGTGCACAATCGATAATGGCTTCATAAATGCTAACATCTCAAGCGCTATGGACGGTATTGATTTCGTTTTATGTAAAACACTAATAATGATatgtattcaaaatgatttcagTTTGgacacaaagcaaaaaaaggtgCTAATCTCAATGGCAATTGGCCACTGCAAACAGTCACTTACCCTTACTCTGACACgcaatttaaaatgtacaaaatcatTTACAGTAACAATCAAATTTTCAGATATTTTCTATACAAAGTCCCTTAGCGCTTGTAAACAGGAATGTATAACTTCTAGCCAGTCACAATTATAAGCAGCTGTGGAAAAACTGCTTTCGCTACAGATTAAACCACTgaatatttgaaaagaaaaatcattaaaaaaaaaaaaaacatgcactttaAAGTTTACTCTTATAGGTGTCTGAGGTTGACTTGGGATGTCTTCCCTTTACTCCTGGTTCTGTTGGACAGATGTGCAAAGAGGTGGAGGTCAGAGCTGATTAAATGAGTTGTCACAAGAAGCGTCCACATCTTATTTACTAATTCAGAATTGCACCGGAGCGGCGCAAAATGTCCGCAGTACTGCACAGAAATGTTCCCTTTAACTGATGACGTCCTGATAGATGGAATTAGTCGTGGTGAGGCCAAAGATGAATGCTCCCAGCGTAACCATGACGATACCAAAGACCACTAGTCCGTGCCAGCTGGGAAGGAAAACAATAATCAGCTGAATgtctgctttttttccatttgaattgCAGTCCGGACTATAATCGTAGTTGTCGAGTGTGCACACAGATAGCTTCAGAAATTGTTAATTAGCAAGAATTTAAAACCGCTTTGTGTTCAAAAAGGTCATTTTGTCAAAGTTGAACCACAATGACCTCAAATATACAGCAAAATAATGGTTCATTGCGATACTGTTGTTGTTAATACGCACCCACACAGGAAATTCATTCCCAACAGACTTATCAGTTTATAGCTGAGGATGCTCTTTTGGACTAATTTTGTGCCCATTATAATAATTCTGAATGCATTGGGATTTCCCAATATAAGTGCATCCTAGCGAAAAGATAAATCAAGTCaagttaggggaaaaaaatattttttgtttaagcAGCATGCCTCAAATCCTCAAATCTAGACAggcttttatctatttattttgtttttaaattcgaCAGGAGGTTGTGGATAAAATGAGTAGAATGATGTCTTTTAACATGATAATGGcagaatttaataaaataaagagcACATTCTGTGAATTAATCAAAAAATCTTACCTGGCAGTTCGACTGTCTGTTTCCAACAACTTGGCTTGGATCAAACACAGACCTTTAGAACAACAGTTAGATCATCAAGAGACAAGCCACACAACAACTCCAAACACaaagaaaagtggaaaaaaccTGGGAAGACGAAGATAAAACAGGCCGCCAATCCTCCTATGAGCGAGATGACGCGCCCGATGTCCGGGGTGAAGAGCGCCAGAACGAGGGTGACGACGAACCACACGAGCGTCTGCAGGATCCTCCGTCTCTGTTCTCGCCGCACGCACACCTCCACGTGCTCACCTTGCCAGCGCAACCAAAGACCTTCGATAACGGCCCTGCAAGAGTACGAGAAAATCGCAGTCAACAATCAATTGCGCGCACAGTGGTGCCATTTTCACCTTACCGGCCACAGAAATGTAAAATTGGGTAGGAAGTGACTACGCAGACGACGATGAAGGCTCTGGCGATGGCCACAGCGATGTCATCCGAAGGATATGACATCAGAACATCCTGGCTGACGCTGGAACCAAACGTCAGGAAGCCGCAGACGCctgacaaaatgaaaataatgaatacTGCAAGGTGGAAAACAGACTTTTGCATCATCGATTGAAAGAAATGCATTAAGATACAATGttcgaaaaaaaataatgcatcacTCCCATATTCACAGCACTTATTACTGTTTATCTTGTCAATAGTGATTGACCTGAAGTAACTACGAGTAAATATGGCTGTACCTGTCCCAGTGTAAACAAAGAGGCAGATTATCATGCTGAGTGTAACAACAAGCCCCCAAGGTTTGAGTGCTTTGGTCTTCATACTGTTGAACACTGGCACACAACTGACATGGCACTGTGGGCAAAAAGAAcagttgatttgttttcttaaGGCAAACTGTTGAGACAAAACTTAAATGGCAAAAATGTCAATACCTGGAAACCAAAGCATATGGTTGGCATTGCATTGAAAGCTGCAGTCCATGTAGAACTGTAACATAGACAAGGAtgttgaaccaaaaaaaaatggagacggTATGGAATACAGTGAACCAAcagttctttttgtttttcttttaaagaaagTACATTTATTCGAATGGgtggaatttatttttaaatttttagaatgacgtctaatccatttctattgctgtcaatggcagccaaagagttaaaaacCCTTCATAGGCCAAGTGggaatttttatgtatttaaccATAAGTGTATTGAACTACAAAAATGGATGCTGGATCTAAATGAAACATTTCTATGTTAATTATCTTTCAttgcttgcatttttttaaataaatctaattatatttatacaaaatactaataaaaatacaagaatCAGAagattttaatccaaaaaaataaatgcattgctTATGGTCCCAGATAACATTGCTTGTGCAATTAAAAGTGCATTTAACGAATTGCCTGCCACTGATAGTAATAGATGTCGAATTCATTTGAACTATAACAAGAGTGAGCGGTACCCTCACCTGCTGGGAACAATTCCTGGCATGATCTCTTGATCGGGCCAGATGTATTTCACAATCACAACGATGGTAACATACCAGGTACCCATCACACTCAGAgcactggaaaaaaagagttcATTTAAGATATTTGAGCAAACCTGTCTTgaatatcatcaaaaaaaaaaatgtttggttgcACAATGTTGTAAACGGaagaatattttgaaatatgtttggtacaattgaaaaaatgttttgtttgtgcTGACTTTTCATGCACACTTCAAAAGTAAATTGGAGAAAAATGTATAACTCAAAATGACATAGTGCTCAGCTCAACTGCAATACCTGGCATATTTCTGGAAGCCAATCTCTTTGGGGATGGACAAAGGCAGAATGACCATAACTGCGGTGACTACAATGGTAAACTTGCGGTCGGTGTACCACAAGCCGCTGACAGAGCCATCAGGAAACGCCACCGCAATCActgtgacaataaaaaaaagcgtTAGACTAAGAGACCAGAGTCCAATTTCAGACGCAAACAGGAGACAAATTCAGCCGATGTCAGCGTTGCGGGATTTAGTGGCGCGTGACGCTCTCACGTGGGAACCTTTCAGCCAGTTTACATTCATCAGGCCTTCCTTCATCAGTAAAAACACCCCACTTCTGCCCAAGAGATTATTATTAACACCAATAAAAGACACTCTTCATTTGCATGTAATACAAATTCTAATGTCATACTAATATTTACTTTAAAACAGATTAAGAACGAGGGCAACATTAGCTTAACCCTTTAAACAGCTGAACTGAAATGGGCTTTCACAATCACTGTTTTCAGTTTAAACGAGTGGAAATGggctaaaaaaaactatgaaattTAAACCAAATTAGAGTGTTACAATGTAGATGCAAATCAAAGTGTCCAAATTAAAATAACAGAGAAAAAGATTGttgaaacacaaaaaaggaGATCGTTTGTGAAAGCAGTCATTGACAAACAGATTAACGAAAATAGTATACtggcattttaaaagaaagatcTGACAACAGCTATTGTGCCTACTTACAGGaaatattgccttttatttatttttttctcctctattacacataaaaaattaaattctgtCTTCAATGGAATAAACAAGATGTGATATGTGGACAAGATTTTTAAATGAgattaaatttctttttttgaatgacCAATAATAATTACTTTTcctataaaaatgattttaagccTAGAAAACTCAAGTTTTGGGGAGTTGAAGCCAGTACTGTAGGCAAACGAGGATATGAAGGATTAATGactaaatgccccaaaatcttttttttaaagacgttAGAATGAAACTATATTGGCTAACTGCAATACAAAGACAGAAAGGCCCCAATCACATCAGGACTGTATCAGTGTCTTGATAGACTTCACACATGCACTCGTCCATTTATCACCAGTATGCAGGTATGTTAAGTCATCCGTCCAAATCGGCTGTCACGTTTTTCGTTCAGTGCGGTTTGGCGGAGTTTGACTTCAGAATAATTTGTTTAAGCGCAATAATCGTCTGACAAACGAGTGACTGGACTCACGGCGGTCCAGCTGGTCTCCGATGACGATGAAGAAGGCGATGCACGTGCCAAAAGTGTAGACGGCGATGGCCACCTCGCATAGAACTCCAGTGAGTTTTCCACAAGTGGCTCGTACGACCTCCTGATAGTTGCTCTCGTTACTGACCTTAGAGAATCAAATCAGCTGATGAGACCCATTGTCGATGAGACGTTATTACAATATTACAAATGAGTGTATTGCAGTGTAGTGTagtaacatatttttaaagtgcTGACGTGGTTCATGTGTGGAAAAAGCGCAGACAAAACACATTGTGCCATTCAGGAAGTGAAAGCTTGAGCGTATAATGACCATCTAAGCATGCAATGGATTCTActtcttacaaaaaaaacaagtattttgGAAGATGGAATAGTGTGGAGGAGCTATGGTGATACTAACCTGACAGCAGTAGCCCAAAATCACCAAACCACTGATAATGAAGATCAGCATGAactgaaaaaggaagaaattaTCCTTTACATCCTTCGATCATAtagacatttttgtattttgtatggtTGAAAACCTTTAGATTTCCCCAATAAATATCAATCAAACTTTATATTTTTACCATTAAATTAAGTGATAACAGAGACAGAAAACTGTCTTTGGGTCAAACTCtgacacatttttgaaaataaatacatttaaatatagtgTTAACTGCAAACAACCATTATATTGTACTCTTAAGCAGCAAAATATAAGCACCTGCTGCCtggttttaaaaacatttatataacAACATAATACAGTCAACAAACTGTGCACTATTAAACAAATATAACATCTAATCAGGCCAAATATGATCAAAATGACAACGCTTGAAtagaaatatttcttttgtatttagCTACTGATTTTGCCTACATTTAAcaccaaagaaaaatgtaactCAAATCATCAAAATGGAGGATACTTATGATATATTTACTATTTTACTCAGGAATTGAAATGCATCTAGATAATATATGAATTGCCGCTATAGATTTTGGATTAAAATTCACCATTTGCCATTTCAAGTGGAGTTGCATGAAAAGATAGAAATAGGCCTTTTTGTTAGAGTCTCACCATTTGAAGCATGACTCCTGCCATGACTCCCCCTGCCATATTAAAGGCCGCCGGGAAGTTGAGCAAACCGGCTCCCAAAGCCGCATTTACCACGATGAACACGGCTCCTAAAGATGACACGCTGGCGCCCGGCCTCCTCTCCGACTCTTGTTGAGGCGTGGATTCCATGCTGGGACTCTGCAAGAGCCAGGCTCGCTCTCCCGAGTCATTGCAGCCAACTCCTCCCCAGTCATCCATATTGGTGTTAATGGCCATCAGCTAATTGGCACCAATTCTAGTGGTTGCAAAGCCAAGTTTCCAGCTTTCTGAATCCAGCTTTGGGCAAATAGGAATGTTGAGGGCAAATCAATTTGGAATGTTTACGTGGAAATAATGTTAGTGAGCAGCTGGATCCATTTGGTCATCTGGAATTCAACATAGTTTACAGTTAGACTCAAAAATGAACATTCAAAGTAAATGAGAGTAACTATGAATGCAACTGTTATAAAGTAAGTTGAGTCTCGCTGCCACATGGTTAAGCACAAATACTATAAAGTCACGTTTTTGCTAGGGCAACCAAATACGGAGTCTTTGCTTTTAAGTCAATGATAAGTCCAACAAATGCACGTGTTTGTTAAAGCGTGCAAGTCGAATCGCTCGGATCTTTAAGTGCTAGTGGATTGATTCCATTTCTCAATAATCTGATTGGTTGTAAAATAAATCGGTAATGAATCAACGGAGTGGAGACTTGCCTTTTTGTGTATTGTTTACAatatatattactttttttggttgttggttCAGATATTGAAAAGAgataaataaatgtcttttgttttgtatgtttttacattgatcaatcatcatttttggtACTCACAACTAGGCCTAGTTATTATCCCAGTATTTTCCACTTGTTTTATTGTAATAAACTATGAtataaattgcacattttaacattttgatcaGCAATTTAAATGGGAAGCACAACCCAAGAGATAGCAGTGAACGTTCTCAATTTAAACAGACcatttttcaatgattttaattatattatttgGCATGATGGCAAACAAATACGTCatcaaattcataaaaatttaACAAGTATAACATTTACCTCCGCGAGGTAGTGGTTATCCAGACAATGATGTCCTGAAGAGGCTGGGGAATAGAAACAAACGTCGTGGACAGTGCAATAAAATCCTGCAGACTATTGCAGAAACTTGTGTGCTAGTGGAAGTAAATGCAAGTTATCTTCTCAGTGATTCCATCAGCCTGCAATTAAGGGTAACAATGCATAATAATGTCGTTAGTCTTCTGTAAACAAGGCGTTGCTTGTCACACTGCACTCGAGCTTGTGCTTTTCAATCAACACTAGTTAGCTAACCTAGCTTCATTGTTGACTTTACATTTAATCTCCGGGAAATCCATGAATCAATGATTGTTccgctcattttttttaaatccctcgTTTCCAGGTTAATTAATTAGAGGAAATATGTAATAATACCTTCGTGATGGAGAAGCCTCCTCTGCGCTTAACTCGACGGGATGACTGTTTTGGCAAGTCTCATACATGGACTGAGGGGCACGTGACGACCGATCACGTGACTGTGGAATTGTGGGAAATGTAGTACTTATTTGATAGAGTCACAAGGAATGTCGATCGCATTTAGACCATTGATCCGATATCCACGTAGTACACTATTTTCCACATCAATGATTACAAGTAGAACTTTCTAACTTTTTTGGGGTTACTTTAGTCTACTTGTGCAGTATGAAACCTTAATAGAAAACAATGACAAGCCTCTTATGAATGTCTAATATAGAGCAGTGTAAAGTAAACACAATTTAGTCAGAAGATatacttggaaaaaaattaattacaaCCTGTGGCACCATCACTACATTAGTACCACTTATTGTCATTTATTGTGGTTGTTTGACTACAATGGTATAGTACTGAGGATCCAATTTAAATGGGACACAATCTTTATAAGGTAACTCGGGTGAGGTAGATTTAAAAATAGGTCATATTAAAGTTACCAGAGtagaataaaaacaacagaAGGAACATAGtaattctatattttttattgttctgCAATGCACATGAGCAATGTTTGACTATGCAGAATACAGAGGCAGATGTAACATTTCACATTCGAATGCCCTCAACGCTCAAATTTTATAGAACCAACTGACATTTCGTTCTCTTAAAGCCTACAGATACACGCACCCATACCAATTGCTCTTACGTAAATGTGACCAGACAGAACCAAATG
It encodes the following:
- the slc38a7 gene encoding sodium-coupled neutral amino acid transporter 7, which encodes MAINTNMDDWGGVGCNDSGERAWLLQSPSMESTPQQESERRPGASVSSLGAVFIVVNAALGAGLLNFPAAFNMAGGVMAGVMLQMFMLIFIISGLVILGYCCQVSNESNYQEVVRATCGKLTGVLCEVAIAVYTFGTCIAFFIVIGDQLDRLIAVAFPDGSVSGLWYTDRKFTIVVTAVMVILPLSIPKEIGFQKYASALSVMGTWYVTIVVIVKYIWPDQEIMPGIVPSSSTWTAAFNAMPTICFGFQCHVSCVPVFNSMKTKALKPWGLVVTLSMIICLFVYTGTGVCGFLTFGSSVSQDVLMSYPSDDIAVAIARAFIVVCVVTSYPILHFCGRAVIEGLWLRWQGEHVEVCVRREQRRRILQTLVWFVVTLVLALFTPDIGRVISLIGGLAACFIFVFPGLCLIQAKLLETDSRTASWHGLVVFGIVMVTLGAFIFGLTTTNSIYQDVIS